A section of the Malus sylvestris chromosome 17, drMalSylv7.2, whole genome shotgun sequence genome encodes:
- the LOC126611435 gene encoding membrane-anchored ubiquitin-fold protein 1-like — protein MAGVQDQLEIKFRLTDGSDIGPKSFPAATSVVNLKESILAQWPKEKDNGPRTVKDVKLISAGRILENNRTVAECRSPLCDVPGGVTTMHVVVQPPSQEKEKKLMSEPKQNKCVCVIL, from the exons ATGGCAGGGGTGCAAGATCAATTGGAGATCAAGTTTCGGTTGACTGATGGATCAGATATCGGCCCCAAAAGCTTTCCTGCTGCTACCAGTGTTGTAAACttgaaggaaagcattcttgCTCAATGGCCTAAAG AGAAGGATAATGGACCGAGGACTGTCAAAGATGTCAAGCTAATAAGTGCGGGACGAATACTGGAGAACAACAGAACAGTTGCAGAGTGCCGGAGTCCATTATGTGACGTCCCTGGTGGAGTTACAACTATGCATGTTGTTGTTCAACCACCTTCACAGGAGAAAG AAAAGAAACTGATGAGCGAGCCAAAGCAGAACAAATGCGTTTGTGTTATATTATAA
- the LOC126611429 gene encoding probable galacturonosyltransferase 14 isoform X2: protein MQLHFSPSMRSITISSSNGFIDLMKIKVGARHISYRTVFHTILILAFLLPFVFILTAVVTLEGVNKCSSFDCLGRRLGPRLLGRVDDSARLVRDFYKVLNQVNTEEIPAGLKLPDSFNQLVSEMKNNQYDARTFAFMLRAMMENFEKEVRESKFSELMNKHYAASSVPKSIHCLSLRLTDEYSSNAHARKQLPPPELLPLLSDNSYHHFVLSTDNILAASVVVASAVQSSLQPEKIVFHVITDKKTYAGMHSWFALNPVSPAIVEVKGVHQFDWLTRENVPVLEAVENQYGIRNYYHGNHISGANLSATTPRTFASKLQARSPKYISLLNHLRIYIPELFPNLDKVVFLDDDVVIQRDLSPLWGIDLGGKVNGAVETCRGEDEWVMSKRFRNYFNFSHPLVSKNLDPEECAWAYGMNIFDLNAWRKTNIRETYHSWVKENLKSNLTIWKLGTLPPALIAFRGHVHAIDPKWHMLGLGYQNKTDIESVSRAAVIHYNGQSKPWLQIGFEHLRPFWTKYINYSNDFVRNCHILES from the exons ATGCAGCTTCACTTCTCGCCTAGTATGAGAAGCATAACGATCTCGAGCAGCAATGGGTTTATTGACTTGATGAAGATCAAAGTCGGAGCTCGCCACATCTCTTATCGAACGGTTTTCCACACCATTCTAATCCTCGCTTTCTTATTGCCTTTCGTCTTCATTCTCACTGCTGTTGTTACTCTTGAAGGTGTCAACAAGTGCTCCTCATTTG ACTGTTTAGGTAGGCGCTTGGGACCAAGGCTTCTGGGTAGGGTTGATGATTCAGCG AGACTGGTTAGAGACTTTTACAAGGTTCTAAACCAAGTGAACACTGAAGAAATCCCGGCTGGTCTAAAGCTTCCAGATTCATTTAATCAACTTGTTTCCGAAATGAAGAACAACCAGTATGATGCAAGGACCTTTGCTTTCATGTTAAGAGCAATG aTGGAGAATTTTGAAAAGGAAGTCAGAGAGTCTAAGTTTTCAGAGTTGATGAACAAACACTATGCGGCAAGTTCTGTACCCAAAAGCATTCACTGTCTGTCTCTGCGTTTGACTGATGAATATTCATCCAATGCTCATGCACGCAAACAATTGCCTCCTCCAGAATTACTGCCATTGCTCTCTGACAACTCCTATCACCACTTTGTTCTATCAACTGATAACATTCTGGCTGCTTCAGTTGTTGTTGCTTCTGCTGTCCAGTCATCTCTACAACCTGAAAAGATAGTCTTCCATGTCATTACTGACAAGAAAACCTACGCGGGTATGCACTCATGGTTTGCACTCAACCCTGTGTCCCCTGCTATTGTTGAAGTGAAAGGTGTGCACCAATTTGATTGGTTAACAAGAGAAAATGTGCCAGTCCTTGAAGCCGTAGAAAACCAATATGGAATCAGGAATTATTACCACGGGAATCATATTTCAGGGGCCAATCTTAGTGCTACAACTCCACGGACATTTGCATCAAAATTGCAGGCTAGAAGTCCAAAATACATATCCTTACTCAACCATCTCCGGATTTATATTCCTGAG CTATTTCCCAACCTTGATAAGGTGGTTTTCCTAGACGATGATGTTGTGATTCAACGAGATTTATCACCACTTTGGGGAATTGACCTTGGAGGAAAGGTCAACGGAGCTGTCGAAACTTGTAGAGGTGAAGATGAGTGGGTAATGTCCAAGCGATTCCGGAACTACTTCAATTTTTCCCATCCCCTCGTATCAAAGAATTTGGACCCTGAAGAATGTGCATGGGCTTATGGGATGAATATTTTTGATCTCAATGCCTGGAGAAAAACAAATATTAGAGAGACTTACCATTCGTGGGTGAAAGAG AATCTGAAGTCAAATCTGACAATATGGAAGCTTGGGACCCTACCACCCGCTTTAATTGCATTTAGAGGTCATGTTCACGCAATTGATCCAAAGTGGCACATGCTTGGGTTGGGTTATCAAAATAAGACCGATATTGAATCTGTGTCAAGGGCTGCAGTTATACACTATAATGGTCAGTCAAAACCATGGTTGCAGATTGGCTTTGAGCATCTTCGGCCATTTTGGACCAAGTATATCAACTACTCAAATGACTTTGTAAGGAACTGCCACATCTTGGAGTCATAG
- the LOC126611429 gene encoding probable galacturonosyltransferase 14 isoform X1, translating to MQLHFSPSMRSITISSSNGFIDLMKIKVGARHISYRTVFHTILILAFLLPFVFILTAVVTLEGVNKCSSFDCLGRRLGPRLLGRVDDSAQRLVRDFYKVLNQVNTEEIPAGLKLPDSFNQLVSEMKNNQYDARTFAFMLRAMMENFEKEVRESKFSELMNKHYAASSVPKSIHCLSLRLTDEYSSNAHARKQLPPPELLPLLSDNSYHHFVLSTDNILAASVVVASAVQSSLQPEKIVFHVITDKKTYAGMHSWFALNPVSPAIVEVKGVHQFDWLTRENVPVLEAVENQYGIRNYYHGNHISGANLSATTPRTFASKLQARSPKYISLLNHLRIYIPELFPNLDKVVFLDDDVVIQRDLSPLWGIDLGGKVNGAVETCRGEDEWVMSKRFRNYFNFSHPLVSKNLDPEECAWAYGMNIFDLNAWRKTNIRETYHSWVKENLKSNLTIWKLGTLPPALIAFRGHVHAIDPKWHMLGLGYQNKTDIESVSRAAVIHYNGQSKPWLQIGFEHLRPFWTKYINYSNDFVRNCHILES from the exons ATGCAGCTTCACTTCTCGCCTAGTATGAGAAGCATAACGATCTCGAGCAGCAATGGGTTTATTGACTTGATGAAGATCAAAGTCGGAGCTCGCCACATCTCTTATCGAACGGTTTTCCACACCATTCTAATCCTCGCTTTCTTATTGCCTTTCGTCTTCATTCTCACTGCTGTTGTTACTCTTGAAGGTGTCAACAAGTGCTCCTCATTTG ACTGTTTAGGTAGGCGCTTGGGACCAAGGCTTCTGGGTAGGGTTGATGATTCAGCG CAGAGACTGGTTAGAGACTTTTACAAGGTTCTAAACCAAGTGAACACTGAAGAAATCCCGGCTGGTCTAAAGCTTCCAGATTCATTTAATCAACTTGTTTCCGAAATGAAGAACAACCAGTATGATGCAAGGACCTTTGCTTTCATGTTAAGAGCAATG aTGGAGAATTTTGAAAAGGAAGTCAGAGAGTCTAAGTTTTCAGAGTTGATGAACAAACACTATGCGGCAAGTTCTGTACCCAAAAGCATTCACTGTCTGTCTCTGCGTTTGACTGATGAATATTCATCCAATGCTCATGCACGCAAACAATTGCCTCCTCCAGAATTACTGCCATTGCTCTCTGACAACTCCTATCACCACTTTGTTCTATCAACTGATAACATTCTGGCTGCTTCAGTTGTTGTTGCTTCTGCTGTCCAGTCATCTCTACAACCTGAAAAGATAGTCTTCCATGTCATTACTGACAAGAAAACCTACGCGGGTATGCACTCATGGTTTGCACTCAACCCTGTGTCCCCTGCTATTGTTGAAGTGAAAGGTGTGCACCAATTTGATTGGTTAACAAGAGAAAATGTGCCAGTCCTTGAAGCCGTAGAAAACCAATATGGAATCAGGAATTATTACCACGGGAATCATATTTCAGGGGCCAATCTTAGTGCTACAACTCCACGGACATTTGCATCAAAATTGCAGGCTAGAAGTCCAAAATACATATCCTTACTCAACCATCTCCGGATTTATATTCCTGAG CTATTTCCCAACCTTGATAAGGTGGTTTTCCTAGACGATGATGTTGTGATTCAACGAGATTTATCACCACTTTGGGGAATTGACCTTGGAGGAAAGGTCAACGGAGCTGTCGAAACTTGTAGAGGTGAAGATGAGTGGGTAATGTCCAAGCGATTCCGGAACTACTTCAATTTTTCCCATCCCCTCGTATCAAAGAATTTGGACCCTGAAGAATGTGCATGGGCTTATGGGATGAATATTTTTGATCTCAATGCCTGGAGAAAAACAAATATTAGAGAGACTTACCATTCGTGGGTGAAAGAG AATCTGAAGTCAAATCTGACAATATGGAAGCTTGGGACCCTACCACCCGCTTTAATTGCATTTAGAGGTCATGTTCACGCAATTGATCCAAAGTGGCACATGCTTGGGTTGGGTTATCAAAATAAGACCGATATTGAATCTGTGTCAAGGGCTGCAGTTATACACTATAATGGTCAGTCAAAACCATGGTTGCAGATTGGCTTTGAGCATCTTCGGCCATTTTGGACCAAGTATATCAACTACTCAAATGACTTTGTAAGGAACTGCCACATCTTGGAGTCATAG
- the LOC126611429 gene encoding probable galacturonosyltransferase 14 isoform X3: MQLHFSPSMRSITISSSNGFIDLMKIKVGARHISYRTVFHTILILAFLLPFVFILTAVVTLEDCLGRRLGPRLLGRVDDSAQRLVRDFYKVLNQVNTEEIPAGLKLPDSFNQLVSEMKNNQYDARTFAFMLRAMMENFEKEVRESKFSELMNKHYAASSVPKSIHCLSLRLTDEYSSNAHARKQLPPPELLPLLSDNSYHHFVLSTDNILAASVVVASAVQSSLQPEKIVFHVITDKKTYAGMHSWFALNPVSPAIVEVKGVHQFDWLTRENVPVLEAVENQYGIRNYYHGNHISGANLSATTPRTFASKLQARSPKYISLLNHLRIYIPELFPNLDKVVFLDDDVVIQRDLSPLWGIDLGGKVNGAVETCRGEDEWVMSKRFRNYFNFSHPLVSKNLDPEECAWAYGMNIFDLNAWRKTNIRETYHSWVKENLKSNLTIWKLGTLPPALIAFRGHVHAIDPKWHMLGLGYQNKTDIESVSRAAVIHYNGQSKPWLQIGFEHLRPFWTKYINYSNDFVRNCHILES, encoded by the exons ATGCAGCTTCACTTCTCGCCTAGTATGAGAAGCATAACGATCTCGAGCAGCAATGGGTTTATTGACTTGATGAAGATCAAAGTCGGAGCTCGCCACATCTCTTATCGAACGGTTTTCCACACCATTCTAATCCTCGCTTTCTTATTGCCTTTCGTCTTCATTCTCACTGCTGTTGTTACTCTTGAAG ACTGTTTAGGTAGGCGCTTGGGACCAAGGCTTCTGGGTAGGGTTGATGATTCAGCG CAGAGACTGGTTAGAGACTTTTACAAGGTTCTAAACCAAGTGAACACTGAAGAAATCCCGGCTGGTCTAAAGCTTCCAGATTCATTTAATCAACTTGTTTCCGAAATGAAGAACAACCAGTATGATGCAAGGACCTTTGCTTTCATGTTAAGAGCAATG aTGGAGAATTTTGAAAAGGAAGTCAGAGAGTCTAAGTTTTCAGAGTTGATGAACAAACACTATGCGGCAAGTTCTGTACCCAAAAGCATTCACTGTCTGTCTCTGCGTTTGACTGATGAATATTCATCCAATGCTCATGCACGCAAACAATTGCCTCCTCCAGAATTACTGCCATTGCTCTCTGACAACTCCTATCACCACTTTGTTCTATCAACTGATAACATTCTGGCTGCTTCAGTTGTTGTTGCTTCTGCTGTCCAGTCATCTCTACAACCTGAAAAGATAGTCTTCCATGTCATTACTGACAAGAAAACCTACGCGGGTATGCACTCATGGTTTGCACTCAACCCTGTGTCCCCTGCTATTGTTGAAGTGAAAGGTGTGCACCAATTTGATTGGTTAACAAGAGAAAATGTGCCAGTCCTTGAAGCCGTAGAAAACCAATATGGAATCAGGAATTATTACCACGGGAATCATATTTCAGGGGCCAATCTTAGTGCTACAACTCCACGGACATTTGCATCAAAATTGCAGGCTAGAAGTCCAAAATACATATCCTTACTCAACCATCTCCGGATTTATATTCCTGAG CTATTTCCCAACCTTGATAAGGTGGTTTTCCTAGACGATGATGTTGTGATTCAACGAGATTTATCACCACTTTGGGGAATTGACCTTGGAGGAAAGGTCAACGGAGCTGTCGAAACTTGTAGAGGTGAAGATGAGTGGGTAATGTCCAAGCGATTCCGGAACTACTTCAATTTTTCCCATCCCCTCGTATCAAAGAATTTGGACCCTGAAGAATGTGCATGGGCTTATGGGATGAATATTTTTGATCTCAATGCCTGGAGAAAAACAAATATTAGAGAGACTTACCATTCGTGGGTGAAAGAG AATCTGAAGTCAAATCTGACAATATGGAAGCTTGGGACCCTACCACCCGCTTTAATTGCATTTAGAGGTCATGTTCACGCAATTGATCCAAAGTGGCACATGCTTGGGTTGGGTTATCAAAATAAGACCGATATTGAATCTGTGTCAAGGGCTGCAGTTATACACTATAATGGTCAGTCAAAACCATGGTTGCAGATTGGCTTTGAGCATCTTCGGCCATTTTGGACCAAGTATATCAACTACTCAAATGACTTTGTAAGGAACTGCCACATCTTGGAGTCATAG
- the LOC126611427 gene encoding chaperone protein ClpB3, chloroplastic-like — protein sequence MASATSLSSGVALVHLPQSGFPKCCDKASVFARPHHSLSFNSRADSFQAFISRQLTPNGSFRTGLWRTNRNSRPFVVRCEASTGRGRITQQDFTEMAWQAIVSSPEVAKENKHQIVETEHLLKALLEQKNGLARRIFSKVGVDNARLLEATDKYIQRQPKVFGESAGSMLGRDLEALIQRARDYKKEYGDSFVSVEHLVLGFSQDQRFGKQLFRDFQISKEALKSAIESIRGRQSVIDQDPEGKYEALEKYGKDLTAMAKVGKLDPVIGRDDEIRRCIQILSRRTKNNPVLIGEPGVGKTAISEGLAQRIVQGDVPQALMNRKLISLDMGALIAGAKYRGEFEDRLKAVLREVTESEGQIILFIDEIHTVVGAGATNGAMDAGNLLKPMLGRGELRCIGATTLDEYRKYIEKDPALERRFQQVYVDQPTVEDTVSILRGLRERYELHHGVRISDGALVEAAILSDRYISGRFLPDKAIDLVDEAAAKLKMEITSKPTALDEINRSVLKLEMERLSLTNDTDKSSKERLNRLEAELALLKEKQSELSEQWEHEKSVMTRIQSIKEEIDRLNLEIQQAEREYDLNRAAELKYGSLNSLQRQLVDAEKELDEYMRSGKSMLREEVTGSDIAEIVSKWTGIPVSKLQQSEMEKLLHLEDELHKRVVGQEPAVRSVAEAIQRSRAGLSDPHRPIASFMFMGPTGVGKTELAKALASYLFNTEETLVRIDMSEYMEKHAVSRLIGAPPGYVGYEEGGQLTEVVRRRPYSVILFDEIEKAHSDVFNVFLQILDDGRITDSQGRTVSFTNTVIIMTSNVGSQYILNADDDDTPKELAYDTIKHRVLEAARSIFRPEFMNRVDEYIVFQPLDRDQISRIVKLQLDRVRKRIADRKMKIKVSDAAIELLGSLGYDPNYGARPVKRVIQQYVENELAKCILRGEFREEDTVAIDTEVTAFSSGQLPQQKLVFRRLETTDSESPATENQEAFSEAR from the exons ATGGCGTCGGCGACCTCGCTCTCTTCTGGGGTCGCTCTTGTTCATCTTCCCCAATCGGGTTTTCCCAAATGCTGCGATAAAGCTTCCGTCTTTGCCCGCCCCCACCACTCCCTCAGCTTCAATTCCCGTGCCGACTCCTTTCAGGCGTTCATTTCACGGCAGTTGACTCCGAACGGTTCGTTCCGAACCGGGTTGTGGAGAACTAATCGGAATTCGAGGCCTTTCGTCGTGCGCTGTGAAGCTTCAACTGGAAGGGGAAGG ATTACACAGCAGGATTTTACAGAAATGGCGTGGCAAGCAATTGTTTCGTCGCCGGAAGTGGCGAAAGAGAACAAACATCAGATAGTGGAGACTGAACATCTGTTGAAGGCACTCTTGGAGCAGAAGAATGGTCTTGCTCGTCGGATTTTTTCCAAGGTTGGGGTGGACAATGCCCGGCTTCTCGAGGCCACTGATAAGTATATTCAGCGCCAACCAAAG GTTTTTGGTGAATCTGCGGGCTCAATGTTGGGACGTGATTTGGAAGCCTTGATTCAGCGAGCCAGGGATTACAAGAAAGAGTATGGGGACTCATTTGTGTCTGTCGAGCATTTGGTACTTGGTTTTTCTCAAGATCAACGCTTTGGGAAGCAATTATTTCGGGATTTTCAAATATCCAAGGAAGCTTTGAAATCTGCTATAGAATCCATAAGGGGGCGCCAATCAGTTATTGACCAAG ATCCTGAAGGGAAATATGAAGCACTTGAAAAGTACGGAAAAGATTTAACAGCTATGGCAAAAGTAGGAAAGCTTGACCCAGTAATAGGAAGAGATGATGAAATTCGTAGGTGCATCCAGATTCTCTCCAGAAGAACAAAGAACAACCCGGTGCTGATTGGTGAACCAGGTGTCGGAAAAACTGCAATTTCTGAAGG GCTTGCTCAAAGAATCGTGCAAGGGGATGTCCCACAAGCTCTGATGAATCGTAAG TTAATATCCCTTGACATGGGCGCACTAATTGCTGGGGCAAAATATCGGGGAGAATTTGAGGACAGGCTGAAGGCAGTACTCAGGGAAGTAACAGAATCAGAGGGCCAGATAATCCTTTTTATCGATGAGATCCACACAGTTGTTGGGGCAG GTGCTACAAACGGTGCAATGGATGCTGGTAATCTCTTAAAACCCATGCTTGGTCGAGGAGAGTTGCGGTGTATAGGTGCAACAACACTGGATGAGTATCGTAAATATATTGAGAAAGATCCGGCATTGGAGCGTCGGTTCCAGCAAGTTTATGTTGATCAACCCACAGTGGAAGATACCGTTTCAATACTCCGAGGACTGCGTGAGAGATATGAGTTGCATCATGGAGTCCGCATTTCTGATGGTGCACTGGTGGAAGCTGCAATTCTCTCGGACCGTTACATCAGTGGGCGATTTTTACCCGACAAAG CTATTGACTTAGTTGATGAAGCTGCTGCTAAATTGAAAATGGAGATTACGTCAAAGCCCACGGCCCTAGATGAGATCAATCGTTCGGTGTTGAAACTTGAAATGGAGAGATTATCTCTTACAAATGATACGGACAAATCTTCAAAAGAGAGATTGAACCGCCTTGAAGCTGAGTTAGCTctcttaaaagaaaaacaatccGAGTTGTCTGAGCAGTGGGAGCATGAAAAATCTGTCATGACTCGCATTCAGTCAATCAAGGAAGAG ATTGACAGACTAAATCTTGAGATCCAGCAAGCCGAACGAGAGTATGATCTCAACCGTGCGGCTGAGTTGAAGTACGGGAGTCTGAATTCTTTGCAGCGTCAACTCGTTGATGCAGAAAAAGAGCTCGATGAGTATATGAGGTCTGGGAAGTCCATGTTGAGAGAGGAAGTTACTGGAAGTGATATTGCTGAAATAGTAAGTAAGTGGACTGGTATTCCTGTTTCCAAGCTTCAACAATCGGAGATGGAGAAGCTCTTACATTTGGAGGATGAGCTGCATAAACGTGTTGTAGGTCAGGAGCCTGCAGTGAGATCAGTGGCTGAAGCTATTCAGCGGTCTCGGGCAGGTCTCTCAGATCCTCATCGCCCCATTGCTAGTTTCATGTTTATGGGTCCCACTGGTGTTGGGAAGACAGAACTAGCTAAGGCCCTCGCCTCCTACTTGTTCAACACGGAAGAAACACTTGTAAGAATCGATATGAGTGAGTACATGGAAAAGCATGCTGTTTCAAGATTGATAGGAGCTCCACCTGGTTATGTGGGGTATGAGGAGGGTGGACAGCTGACAGAGGTGGTTCGCCGGAGACCATATTCAGTTATTTTGTTCGATGAGATAGAGAAGGCACATTCTGATGTGTTCAATGTGTTCCTTCAAATTCTAGACGATGGGAGAATAACTGACTCGCAGGGTCGTACTGTGAGCTTCACCAACACTGTCATCATTATGACCTCAAATGTGGGTTCACAGTACATACTAAACGCTGACGATGACGACACTCCTAAAGAGTTGGCTTACGACACTATAAAGCACCGGGTACTGGAGGCTGCAAGATCAATATTTCGCCCCGAGTTCATGAACCGTGTGGATGAGTACATAGTTTTCCAGCCCCTGGACCGTGATCAGATAAGCCGTATTGTCAAGCTACAG TTGGACCGAGTGCGAAAGAGAATTGCAGACCGCAAGATGAAGATCAAGGTGAGCGATGCAGCTATCGAGCTTCTCGGAAGTCTTGGGTATGATCCAAACTACGGCGCCAGGCCAGTGAAGCGGGTGATACAGCAGTACGTCGAAAACGAGCTTGCCAAGTGCATATTGAGAGGAGAGTTTAGGGAAGAAGACACAGTGGCCATAGACACAGAGGTGACGGCATTTTCCAGTGGCCAGCTCCCCCAGCAAAAGCTAGTGTTCAGGAGGTTGGAAACCACCGACTCAGAATCTCCGGCTACAGAGAACCAAGAGGCTTTCTCGGAGGCTCGGTAG
- the LOC126611429 gene encoding probable galacturonosyltransferase 14 isoform X4 — protein MQLHFSPSMRSITISSSNGFIDLMKIKVGARHISYRTVFHTILILAFLLPFVFILTAVVTLEDCLGRRLGPRLLGRVDDSARLVRDFYKVLNQVNTEEIPAGLKLPDSFNQLVSEMKNNQYDARTFAFMLRAMMENFEKEVRESKFSELMNKHYAASSVPKSIHCLSLRLTDEYSSNAHARKQLPPPELLPLLSDNSYHHFVLSTDNILAASVVVASAVQSSLQPEKIVFHVITDKKTYAGMHSWFALNPVSPAIVEVKGVHQFDWLTRENVPVLEAVENQYGIRNYYHGNHISGANLSATTPRTFASKLQARSPKYISLLNHLRIYIPELFPNLDKVVFLDDDVVIQRDLSPLWGIDLGGKVNGAVETCRGEDEWVMSKRFRNYFNFSHPLVSKNLDPEECAWAYGMNIFDLNAWRKTNIRETYHSWVKENLKSNLTIWKLGTLPPALIAFRGHVHAIDPKWHMLGLGYQNKTDIESVSRAAVIHYNGQSKPWLQIGFEHLRPFWTKYINYSNDFVRNCHILES, from the exons ATGCAGCTTCACTTCTCGCCTAGTATGAGAAGCATAACGATCTCGAGCAGCAATGGGTTTATTGACTTGATGAAGATCAAAGTCGGAGCTCGCCACATCTCTTATCGAACGGTTTTCCACACCATTCTAATCCTCGCTTTCTTATTGCCTTTCGTCTTCATTCTCACTGCTGTTGTTACTCTTGAAG ACTGTTTAGGTAGGCGCTTGGGACCAAGGCTTCTGGGTAGGGTTGATGATTCAGCG AGACTGGTTAGAGACTTTTACAAGGTTCTAAACCAAGTGAACACTGAAGAAATCCCGGCTGGTCTAAAGCTTCCAGATTCATTTAATCAACTTGTTTCCGAAATGAAGAACAACCAGTATGATGCAAGGACCTTTGCTTTCATGTTAAGAGCAATG aTGGAGAATTTTGAAAAGGAAGTCAGAGAGTCTAAGTTTTCAGAGTTGATGAACAAACACTATGCGGCAAGTTCTGTACCCAAAAGCATTCACTGTCTGTCTCTGCGTTTGACTGATGAATATTCATCCAATGCTCATGCACGCAAACAATTGCCTCCTCCAGAATTACTGCCATTGCTCTCTGACAACTCCTATCACCACTTTGTTCTATCAACTGATAACATTCTGGCTGCTTCAGTTGTTGTTGCTTCTGCTGTCCAGTCATCTCTACAACCTGAAAAGATAGTCTTCCATGTCATTACTGACAAGAAAACCTACGCGGGTATGCACTCATGGTTTGCACTCAACCCTGTGTCCCCTGCTATTGTTGAAGTGAAAGGTGTGCACCAATTTGATTGGTTAACAAGAGAAAATGTGCCAGTCCTTGAAGCCGTAGAAAACCAATATGGAATCAGGAATTATTACCACGGGAATCATATTTCAGGGGCCAATCTTAGTGCTACAACTCCACGGACATTTGCATCAAAATTGCAGGCTAGAAGTCCAAAATACATATCCTTACTCAACCATCTCCGGATTTATATTCCTGAG CTATTTCCCAACCTTGATAAGGTGGTTTTCCTAGACGATGATGTTGTGATTCAACGAGATTTATCACCACTTTGGGGAATTGACCTTGGAGGAAAGGTCAACGGAGCTGTCGAAACTTGTAGAGGTGAAGATGAGTGGGTAATGTCCAAGCGATTCCGGAACTACTTCAATTTTTCCCATCCCCTCGTATCAAAGAATTTGGACCCTGAAGAATGTGCATGGGCTTATGGGATGAATATTTTTGATCTCAATGCCTGGAGAAAAACAAATATTAGAGAGACTTACCATTCGTGGGTGAAAGAG AATCTGAAGTCAAATCTGACAATATGGAAGCTTGGGACCCTACCACCCGCTTTAATTGCATTTAGAGGTCATGTTCACGCAATTGATCCAAAGTGGCACATGCTTGGGTTGGGTTATCAAAATAAGACCGATATTGAATCTGTGTCAAGGGCTGCAGTTATACACTATAATGGTCAGTCAAAACCATGGTTGCAGATTGGCTTTGAGCATCTTCGGCCATTTTGGACCAAGTATATCAACTACTCAAATGACTTTGTAAGGAACTGCCACATCTTGGAGTCATAG